From one Malus sylvestris chromosome 1, drMalSylv7.2, whole genome shotgun sequence genomic stretch:
- the LOC126617588 gene encoding uncharacterized protein LOC126617588 — translation MKILQDKQKSMEKQFPHNDQQNGVSEVPTVDSGSVSISSNKSTKVTREDIEVVQNLVERCLRLYMNKNEVINTLLDRARIEPGFTSLVLEKLEVENAEFFKAYYTRLKLKNQIVMYNRLLEQQYHLMKQQEPPEIPLPPLHNGMHYMPVNNLPMGYPVMQQPSFPSKGHHPINSMGTISSCHLVNGIPAHGNFHHMPLNLCQDGIKTEMVSSPVSVSNGQFPYTPSEISGLGADTSMLDPAFTHFANLERFGNGTDGGKLSGQAPWNFGLVDTAGWPNLPDLGSLGNYSGSPFLPSDSDIMLDSPEQNDMVEEFFVDPGEGSQSE, via the exons ATGAAGATATTGCAG GATAAACAGAAATCAATGGAGAAGCAATTTCCCCATAATGACCAACAAAATGGCGTCAGTGAGGTTCCTACGGTGGACTCTGGTTCAGTATCTATTTCCAGCAACAAGAGTACAAAAGTCACGCGTGAAGATATTGAAGTT GTCCAGAATTTGGTTGAAAGATGTCTGCGGTTGTATATGAACAAAAATGAAGTCATCAATACCCTATTAGATCGTGCTAGGATTGAGCCGGGCTTTACAAGCTTGG tacTTGAGAAATTGGAAGTAGAAAATGCAGAATTTTTCAAGGCTTACTACACGAGGCTAAAGCTgaaaaatcaaattgttatGTACAACCGTTTGCTTGAGCAACAATACCATCTGATGAAACAGCAAGAGCCTCCAGAGATTCCATTGCCTCCCTTGCATAATGGGATGCATTACATGCCAG TTAACAATTTACCTATGGGATACCCCGTCATGCAGCAGCCTTCATTTCCGTCTAAGGGTCATCACCCAATCAATTCCATGGGCACTATATCGAGTTGTCATTTGGTCAATGGAATCCCTGCTCATGGAAATTTCCACCATATGCCCCTAAACTTATGTCAAGA CGGTATCAAGACAGAGATGGTTTCAAGTCCTGTATCAGTGTCCAATGGCCAGTTTCCTTACACTCCATCAGAAATATCAGGGCTAGGCGCAGACACATCGATGCTTGATCCTGCATTTACTCACTTTGCAAATTTGGAGAGGTTCGGTAATGGAACAGATGGTGGAAAGTTATCGGGACAGGCTCCTTGGAATTTCGGCCTCGTTGATACTGCTGGATGGCCAAACTTACCAG ATCTTGGATCACTTGGAAACTATTCGGGTTCACCCTTTCTGCCTTCCGACTCGGACATAATGCTTGATTCTCCAGAGCAAAATGACATGG TGGAAGAGTTCTTTGTCGACCCTGGTGAAGGCTCTCAATCGGAGTAA
- the LOC126617472 gene encoding uncharacterized protein LOC126617472 isoform X1, producing MVVSESNSFKSDSSSSFFVVKRKCTETLKETMECNKDDAVKAKELAEKKFAEKNYASAKKFVLKALNLYPELEGLSQMLTILDVYISSENKINGEADWYGVLSVTPYTDDETIKKQYRKLAFMLHPDKNKSFGAEGAFKLVSEAWSLLSDKAKRVACNHKRNVQGFQQEAASHTGGPSVQPSASTFQNSMNSVRKTVKTSQQEAAHCSGGPSTQPSASTFQNVMNAKTQQPSATTFQNVTNAKTKQHSATTFQNVMNARTQHGPTLIPSYAKAATFWTVCNHCKTHYQYVRMYLRHLLVCPNCRNTFLAVELAPPAELFKASKSSSSRQHQNSRQHAAAGNSNSSGRHCAATQNVGAGGSLGPNSNNNTNLNQGSISKMTSISSTVASGHVAVDGGQQTSENVKRDAERRQSIAEWERSQNLNGNPSLKRRRMDDPHLKGYDKNKANQMSMGNGGADLGAISELSKGNAGTKRIYGFSSTYDRPKVLREVPYPVIKKALVVMALTSIRNFLERSSATEAKQANKEQETVKVNKKQKSVGNVDTSTNSGPNVEDKSPMPINVPDPDFHNFDLDRTERSFREDQVWAAYDDDGMPRYYARIQKVISLRPFKMRISWLNSRSNNELGPLNWVGSGFAKTCGDFRPGKYEISGTLNSFSSKVNWTKGTRGVIRVFPTKGEIWALYRNWSPDWNQHTPDAVINKYDMVELLDDFTEEHGVSVAPLSKVAGFKTVFRKHTDPKEVKRIPKEEMFRFSHLVPSLLLTGEEVYNAPMGCWELDPAALPSELYQVITEVHDAPMKQNDVKTDEEIPKTQPMMTDNSGACQVGQGN from the exons ATGGTCGTCTCAGaatcaaactccttcaagtcaGACTCGTCCTCTTCCTTCTTTGTGG TAAAGAGGAAGTGTACTGAGACTCTCAAGGAAACTATGGAGTGCAATAAAGATGATGCGGTCAAGGCTAAGGAACTTGCTGAGAAGAAGTTTGCAGAAAAAAATTATGCTAGTGCTAAGAAGTTTGTTTTGAAGGCTCTAAATTTGTATCCCGAGCTTGAGGGTCTCTCCCAAATGTTGACTATACTTGATGTTTACATCTCTTCGGAGAATAAAATTAATGGGGAAGCGGATTGGTATGGAGTACTTAGTGTTACTCCATATACTGATGATGAGACGATTAAGAAACAGTATAGAAAGTTGGCTTTCATGCTTCATCCTGATAAAAACAAGTCTTTTGGTGCAGAAGGCGCATTTAAGTTGGTTTCAGAGGCCTGGAGTTTGTTATCAGACAAGGCCAAGAGGGTAGCATGTAACCACAAGAGGAATGTACAAGGGTTTCAACAGGAAGCAGCGTCCCATACTGGGGGTCCGTCCGTGCAACCTAGTGCAAGCACCTTTCAAAATTCTATGAATAGTGTCAGGAAGACTGTAAAAACGTCTCAACAGGAAGCTGCACACTGTAGTGGAGGTCCGTCAACGCAACCTAGTGCAAGTACTTTTCAGAATGTTATGAATGCGAAGACCCAGCAACCTAGTGCAACTACCTTTCAGAATGTTACGAATGCAAAGACTAAGCAACATAGTGCAACTACCTTTCAGAATGTTATGAATGCAAGGACCCAGCATGGTCCCACCCTGATACCTTCGTATGCAAAAGCTGCTACTTTTTGGACTGTTTGCAACCATTGCAAAACTCATTATCAGTATGTCAGGATGTATCTTCGTCATCTTCTTGTCTGCCCTAATTGTAGGAATACTTTCTTGGCTGTAGAACTGGCTCCACCTGCGGAGCTTTTCAAGGCGTCCAAGAGCTCTTCTTCCCGGCAGCATCAGAATTCAAGACAACATGCTGCTGCTGGTAACTCAAATAGTTCTGGAAGACACTGCGCTGCAACTCAAAATGTGGGAGCTGGGGGGTCTTTGGGTCCTAATTCAAACAACAACACAAACTTAAACCAGGGCTCTATCTCCAAAATGACTAGTATCAGTAGCACGGTTGCATCGGGTCATGTTGCTGTGGACGGGGGTCAGCAGACAAGTGAGAATGTAAAGAGGGATGCAGAGCGGAGACAGTCAATTGCTGAATGGGAAAGGAGTCAAAATTTGAACGGAAATCCTTCATTGAAAAGGAGAAGAATGGATGATCCTCATTTGAAAGGCTATGATAAAAACAAGGCGAATCAAATGTCCATGGGAAATGGTGGAGCCGACTTGGGAGCTATATCTGAGTTGAGTAAAGGTAATGCTGGAACAAAAAGAATTTATGGTTTCTCTAGTACATACGATAGGCCTAAGGTCCTCAGAGAGGTTCCATATCCGGTAATAAAAAAAGCTTTGGTCGTGATGGCACTAACTTCAATTCGCAATTTTCTTGAGCGGAGCTCTGCAACTGAAGCAAAGCAGGCAAACAAAGAGCAAGAAACTGTGAAAGTAAATAAGAAACAGAAGAGCGTGGGAAATGTTGACACAAGTACAAACAGTGGTCCAAATGTAGAGGATAAGTCACCAATGCCGATCAACGTTCCAGATCCCGATTTTCATAATTTTGACTTGGATCGAACTGAAAGATCCTTTAGAGAGGACCAAGTTTGGGCTGCATATGATGATGATGGTATGCCTCGTTATTATGCTCGAATTCAGAAGGTGATCTCCTTGAGGCCGTTTAAGATGCGGATCAGTTGGCTCAACTCGAGAAGCAACAATGAATTGGGTCCGCTGAACTGGGTAGGTTCTGGTTTTGCTAAAACCTGTGGGGATTTCCGGCCTGGCAAATATGAAATTTCTGGTACTTTAAATTCTTTCTCAAGCAAGGTTAATTGGACAAAAGGCACACGAGGGGTGATTCGTGTATTTCCTACAAAGGGGGAAATCTGGGCTCTATATAGGAACTGGTCCCCTGATTGGAACCAGCATACCCCAGATgcagtaatcaacaaatatgacATGGTGGAACTGCTCGATGACTTTACTGAGGAACACGGCGTGTCTGTTGCTCCTCTATCTAAGGTTGCTGGTTTTAAAACAGTGTTCCGTAAGCACACAGACCCCAAGGAAGTGAAGAGGATTCCTAAAGAGGAGATGTTCCGTTTCTCGCATCTGGTCCCTAGTCTCTTGCTTACTGGCGAAGAAGTGTATAATGCCCCAATGGGTTGTTGGGAATTGGATCCAGCAGCTCTCCCTTCGGAACTTTATCAAGTTATAACAGAAGTTCATGATGCACCAATGAAACAGAATGATGTTAAAACAGATGAAGAAATTCCAAAAACTCAACCAATGATGACCGACAACAGTGGTGCATGCCAAGTTGGCCAAGGAAACTGA
- the LOC126617472 gene encoding uncharacterized protein LOC126617472 isoform X2 translates to MECNKDDAVKAKELAEKKFAEKNYASAKKFVLKALNLYPELEGLSQMLTILDVYISSENKINGEADWYGVLSVTPYTDDETIKKQYRKLAFMLHPDKNKSFGAEGAFKLVSEAWSLLSDKAKRVACNHKRNVQGFQQEAASHTGGPSVQPSASTFQNSMNSVRKTVKTSQQEAAHCSGGPSTQPSASTFQNVMNAKTQQPSATTFQNVTNAKTKQHSATTFQNVMNARTQHGPTLIPSYAKAATFWTVCNHCKTHYQYVRMYLRHLLVCPNCRNTFLAVELAPPAELFKASKSSSSRQHQNSRQHAAAGNSNSSGRHCAATQNVGAGGSLGPNSNNNTNLNQGSISKMTSISSTVASGHVAVDGGQQTSENVKRDAERRQSIAEWERSQNLNGNPSLKRRRMDDPHLKGYDKNKANQMSMGNGGADLGAISELSKGNAGTKRIYGFSSTYDRPKVLREVPYPVIKKALVVMALTSIRNFLERSSATEAKQANKEQETVKVNKKQKSVGNVDTSTNSGPNVEDKSPMPINVPDPDFHNFDLDRTERSFREDQVWAAYDDDGMPRYYARIQKVISLRPFKMRISWLNSRSNNELGPLNWVGSGFAKTCGDFRPGKYEISGTLNSFSSKVNWTKGTRGVIRVFPTKGEIWALYRNWSPDWNQHTPDAVINKYDMVELLDDFTEEHGVSVAPLSKVAGFKTVFRKHTDPKEVKRIPKEEMFRFSHLVPSLLLTGEEVYNAPMGCWELDPAALPSELYQVITEVHDAPMKQNDVKTDEEIPKTQPMMTDNSGACQVGQGN, encoded by the coding sequence ATGGAGTGCAATAAAGATGATGCGGTCAAGGCTAAGGAACTTGCTGAGAAGAAGTTTGCAGAAAAAAATTATGCTAGTGCTAAGAAGTTTGTTTTGAAGGCTCTAAATTTGTATCCCGAGCTTGAGGGTCTCTCCCAAATGTTGACTATACTTGATGTTTACATCTCTTCGGAGAATAAAATTAATGGGGAAGCGGATTGGTATGGAGTACTTAGTGTTACTCCATATACTGATGATGAGACGATTAAGAAACAGTATAGAAAGTTGGCTTTCATGCTTCATCCTGATAAAAACAAGTCTTTTGGTGCAGAAGGCGCATTTAAGTTGGTTTCAGAGGCCTGGAGTTTGTTATCAGACAAGGCCAAGAGGGTAGCATGTAACCACAAGAGGAATGTACAAGGGTTTCAACAGGAAGCAGCGTCCCATACTGGGGGTCCGTCCGTGCAACCTAGTGCAAGCACCTTTCAAAATTCTATGAATAGTGTCAGGAAGACTGTAAAAACGTCTCAACAGGAAGCTGCACACTGTAGTGGAGGTCCGTCAACGCAACCTAGTGCAAGTACTTTTCAGAATGTTATGAATGCGAAGACCCAGCAACCTAGTGCAACTACCTTTCAGAATGTTACGAATGCAAAGACTAAGCAACATAGTGCAACTACCTTTCAGAATGTTATGAATGCAAGGACCCAGCATGGTCCCACCCTGATACCTTCGTATGCAAAAGCTGCTACTTTTTGGACTGTTTGCAACCATTGCAAAACTCATTATCAGTATGTCAGGATGTATCTTCGTCATCTTCTTGTCTGCCCTAATTGTAGGAATACTTTCTTGGCTGTAGAACTGGCTCCACCTGCGGAGCTTTTCAAGGCGTCCAAGAGCTCTTCTTCCCGGCAGCATCAGAATTCAAGACAACATGCTGCTGCTGGTAACTCAAATAGTTCTGGAAGACACTGCGCTGCAACTCAAAATGTGGGAGCTGGGGGGTCTTTGGGTCCTAATTCAAACAACAACACAAACTTAAACCAGGGCTCTATCTCCAAAATGACTAGTATCAGTAGCACGGTTGCATCGGGTCATGTTGCTGTGGACGGGGGTCAGCAGACAAGTGAGAATGTAAAGAGGGATGCAGAGCGGAGACAGTCAATTGCTGAATGGGAAAGGAGTCAAAATTTGAACGGAAATCCTTCATTGAAAAGGAGAAGAATGGATGATCCTCATTTGAAAGGCTATGATAAAAACAAGGCGAATCAAATGTCCATGGGAAATGGTGGAGCCGACTTGGGAGCTATATCTGAGTTGAGTAAAGGTAATGCTGGAACAAAAAGAATTTATGGTTTCTCTAGTACATACGATAGGCCTAAGGTCCTCAGAGAGGTTCCATATCCGGTAATAAAAAAAGCTTTGGTCGTGATGGCACTAACTTCAATTCGCAATTTTCTTGAGCGGAGCTCTGCAACTGAAGCAAAGCAGGCAAACAAAGAGCAAGAAACTGTGAAAGTAAATAAGAAACAGAAGAGCGTGGGAAATGTTGACACAAGTACAAACAGTGGTCCAAATGTAGAGGATAAGTCACCAATGCCGATCAACGTTCCAGATCCCGATTTTCATAATTTTGACTTGGATCGAACTGAAAGATCCTTTAGAGAGGACCAAGTTTGGGCTGCATATGATGATGATGGTATGCCTCGTTATTATGCTCGAATTCAGAAGGTGATCTCCTTGAGGCCGTTTAAGATGCGGATCAGTTGGCTCAACTCGAGAAGCAACAATGAATTGGGTCCGCTGAACTGGGTAGGTTCTGGTTTTGCTAAAACCTGTGGGGATTTCCGGCCTGGCAAATATGAAATTTCTGGTACTTTAAATTCTTTCTCAAGCAAGGTTAATTGGACAAAAGGCACACGAGGGGTGATTCGTGTATTTCCTACAAAGGGGGAAATCTGGGCTCTATATAGGAACTGGTCCCCTGATTGGAACCAGCATACCCCAGATgcagtaatcaacaaatatgacATGGTGGAACTGCTCGATGACTTTACTGAGGAACACGGCGTGTCTGTTGCTCCTCTATCTAAGGTTGCTGGTTTTAAAACAGTGTTCCGTAAGCACACAGACCCCAAGGAAGTGAAGAGGATTCCTAAAGAGGAGATGTTCCGTTTCTCGCATCTGGTCCCTAGTCTCTTGCTTACTGGCGAAGAAGTGTATAATGCCCCAATGGGTTGTTGGGAATTGGATCCAGCAGCTCTCCCTTCGGAACTTTATCAAGTTATAACAGAAGTTCATGATGCACCAATGAAACAGAATGATGTTAAAACAGATGAAGAAATTCCAAAAACTCAACCAATGATGACCGACAACAGTGGTGCATGCCAAGTTGGCCAAGGAAACTGA
- the LOC126617472 gene encoding uncharacterized protein LOC126617472 isoform X3 codes for MVVSESNSFKSDSSSSFFVEGAFKLVSEAWSLLSDKAKRVACNHKRNVQGFQQEAASHTGGPSVQPSASTFQNSMNSVRKTVKTSQQEAAHCSGGPSTQPSASTFQNVMNAKTQQPSATTFQNVTNAKTKQHSATTFQNVMNARTQHGPTLIPSYAKAATFWTVCNHCKTHYQYVRMYLRHLLVCPNCRNTFLAVELAPPAELFKASKSSSSRQHQNSRQHAAAGNSNSSGRHCAATQNVGAGGSLGPNSNNNTNLNQGSISKMTSISSTVASGHVAVDGGQQTSENVKRDAERRQSIAEWERSQNLNGNPSLKRRRMDDPHLKGYDKNKANQMSMGNGGADLGAISELSKGNAGTKRIYGFSSTYDRPKVLREVPYPVIKKALVVMALTSIRNFLERSSATEAKQANKEQETVKVNKKQKSVGNVDTSTNSGPNVEDKSPMPINVPDPDFHNFDLDRTERSFREDQVWAAYDDDGMPRYYARIQKVISLRPFKMRISWLNSRSNNELGPLNWVGSGFAKTCGDFRPGKYEISGTLNSFSSKVNWTKGTRGVIRVFPTKGEIWALYRNWSPDWNQHTPDAVINKYDMVELLDDFTEEHGVSVAPLSKVAGFKTVFRKHTDPKEVKRIPKEEMFRFSHLVPSLLLTGEEVYNAPMGCWELDPAALPSELYQVITEVHDAPMKQNDVKTDEEIPKTQPMMTDNSGACQVGQGN; via the exons ATGGTCGTCTCAGaatcaaactccttcaagtcaGACTCGTCCTCTTCCTTCTTTGTGG AAGGCGCATTTAAGTTGGTTTCAGAGGCCTGGAGTTTGTTATCAGACAAGGCCAAGAGGGTAGCATGTAACCACAAGAGGAATGTACAAGGGTTTCAACAGGAAGCAGCGTCCCATACTGGGGGTCCGTCCGTGCAACCTAGTGCAAGCACCTTTCAAAATTCTATGAATAGTGTCAGGAAGACTGTAAAAACGTCTCAACAGGAAGCTGCACACTGTAGTGGAGGTCCGTCAACGCAACCTAGTGCAAGTACTTTTCAGAATGTTATGAATGCGAAGACCCAGCAACCTAGTGCAACTACCTTTCAGAATGTTACGAATGCAAAGACTAAGCAACATAGTGCAACTACCTTTCAGAATGTTATGAATGCAAGGACCCAGCATGGTCCCACCCTGATACCTTCGTATGCAAAAGCTGCTACTTTTTGGACTGTTTGCAACCATTGCAAAACTCATTATCAGTATGTCAGGATGTATCTTCGTCATCTTCTTGTCTGCCCTAATTGTAGGAATACTTTCTTGGCTGTAGAACTGGCTCCACCTGCGGAGCTTTTCAAGGCGTCCAAGAGCTCTTCTTCCCGGCAGCATCAGAATTCAAGACAACATGCTGCTGCTGGTAACTCAAATAGTTCTGGAAGACACTGCGCTGCAACTCAAAATGTGGGAGCTGGGGGGTCTTTGGGTCCTAATTCAAACAACAACACAAACTTAAACCAGGGCTCTATCTCCAAAATGACTAGTATCAGTAGCACGGTTGCATCGGGTCATGTTGCTGTGGACGGGGGTCAGCAGACAAGTGAGAATGTAAAGAGGGATGCAGAGCGGAGACAGTCAATTGCTGAATGGGAAAGGAGTCAAAATTTGAACGGAAATCCTTCATTGAAAAGGAGAAGAATGGATGATCCTCATTTGAAAGGCTATGATAAAAACAAGGCGAATCAAATGTCCATGGGAAATGGTGGAGCCGACTTGGGAGCTATATCTGAGTTGAGTAAAGGTAATGCTGGAACAAAAAGAATTTATGGTTTCTCTAGTACATACGATAGGCCTAAGGTCCTCAGAGAGGTTCCATATCCGGTAATAAAAAAAGCTTTGGTCGTGATGGCACTAACTTCAATTCGCAATTTTCTTGAGCGGAGCTCTGCAACTGAAGCAAAGCAGGCAAACAAAGAGCAAGAAACTGTGAAAGTAAATAAGAAACAGAAGAGCGTGGGAAATGTTGACACAAGTACAAACAGTGGTCCAAATGTAGAGGATAAGTCACCAATGCCGATCAACGTTCCAGATCCCGATTTTCATAATTTTGACTTGGATCGAACTGAAAGATCCTTTAGAGAGGACCAAGTTTGGGCTGCATATGATGATGATGGTATGCCTCGTTATTATGCTCGAATTCAGAAGGTGATCTCCTTGAGGCCGTTTAAGATGCGGATCAGTTGGCTCAACTCGAGAAGCAACAATGAATTGGGTCCGCTGAACTGGGTAGGTTCTGGTTTTGCTAAAACCTGTGGGGATTTCCGGCCTGGCAAATATGAAATTTCTGGTACTTTAAATTCTTTCTCAAGCAAGGTTAATTGGACAAAAGGCACACGAGGGGTGATTCGTGTATTTCCTACAAAGGGGGAAATCTGGGCTCTATATAGGAACTGGTCCCCTGATTGGAACCAGCATACCCCAGATgcagtaatcaacaaatatgacATGGTGGAACTGCTCGATGACTTTACTGAGGAACACGGCGTGTCTGTTGCTCCTCTATCTAAGGTTGCTGGTTTTAAAACAGTGTTCCGTAAGCACACAGACCCCAAGGAAGTGAAGAGGATTCCTAAAGAGGAGATGTTCCGTTTCTCGCATCTGGTCCCTAGTCTCTTGCTTACTGGCGAAGAAGTGTATAATGCCCCAATGGGTTGTTGGGAATTGGATCCAGCAGCTCTCCCTTCGGAACTTTATCAAGTTATAACAGAAGTTCATGATGCACCAATGAAACAGAATGATGTTAAAACAGATGAAGAAATTCCAAAAACTCAACCAATGATGACCGACAACAGTGGTGCATGCCAAGTTGGCCAAGGAAACTGA
- the LOC126617472 gene encoding uncharacterized protein LOC126617472 isoform X4: protein MFTSLRRIKLMGKRIEGAFKLVSEAWSLLSDKAKRVACNHKRNVQGFQQEAASHTGGPSVQPSASTFQNSMNSVRKTVKTSQQEAAHCSGGPSTQPSASTFQNVMNAKTQQPSATTFQNVTNAKTKQHSATTFQNVMNARTQHGPTLIPSYAKAATFWTVCNHCKTHYQYVRMYLRHLLVCPNCRNTFLAVELAPPAELFKASKSSSSRQHQNSRQHAAAGNSNSSGRHCAATQNVGAGGSLGPNSNNNTNLNQGSISKMTSISSTVASGHVAVDGGQQTSENVKRDAERRQSIAEWERSQNLNGNPSLKRRRMDDPHLKGYDKNKANQMSMGNGGADLGAISELSKGNAGTKRIYGFSSTYDRPKVLREVPYPVIKKALVVMALTSIRNFLERSSATEAKQANKEQETVKVNKKQKSVGNVDTSTNSGPNVEDKSPMPINVPDPDFHNFDLDRTERSFREDQVWAAYDDDGMPRYYARIQKVISLRPFKMRISWLNSRSNNELGPLNWVGSGFAKTCGDFRPGKYEISGTLNSFSSKVNWTKGTRGVIRVFPTKGEIWALYRNWSPDWNQHTPDAVINKYDMVELLDDFTEEHGVSVAPLSKVAGFKTVFRKHTDPKEVKRIPKEEMFRFSHLVPSLLLTGEEVYNAPMGCWELDPAALPSELYQVITEVHDAPMKQNDVKTDEEIPKTQPMMTDNSGACQVGQGN from the exons ATGTTTACATCTCTTCGGAGAATAAAATTAATGGGGAAGCGGATTG AAGGCGCATTTAAGTTGGTTTCAGAGGCCTGGAGTTTGTTATCAGACAAGGCCAAGAGGGTAGCATGTAACCACAAGAGGAATGTACAAGGGTTTCAACAGGAAGCAGCGTCCCATACTGGGGGTCCGTCCGTGCAACCTAGTGCAAGCACCTTTCAAAATTCTATGAATAGTGTCAGGAAGACTGTAAAAACGTCTCAACAGGAAGCTGCACACTGTAGTGGAGGTCCGTCAACGCAACCTAGTGCAAGTACTTTTCAGAATGTTATGAATGCGAAGACCCAGCAACCTAGTGCAACTACCTTTCAGAATGTTACGAATGCAAAGACTAAGCAACATAGTGCAACTACCTTTCAGAATGTTATGAATGCAAGGACCCAGCATGGTCCCACCCTGATACCTTCGTATGCAAAAGCTGCTACTTTTTGGACTGTTTGCAACCATTGCAAAACTCATTATCAGTATGTCAGGATGTATCTTCGTCATCTTCTTGTCTGCCCTAATTGTAGGAATACTTTCTTGGCTGTAGAACTGGCTCCACCTGCGGAGCTTTTCAAGGCGTCCAAGAGCTCTTCTTCCCGGCAGCATCAGAATTCAAGACAACATGCTGCTGCTGGTAACTCAAATAGTTCTGGAAGACACTGCGCTGCAACTCAAAATGTGGGAGCTGGGGGGTCTTTGGGTCCTAATTCAAACAACAACACAAACTTAAACCAGGGCTCTATCTCCAAAATGACTAGTATCAGTAGCACGGTTGCATCGGGTCATGTTGCTGTGGACGGGGGTCAGCAGACAAGTGAGAATGTAAAGAGGGATGCAGAGCGGAGACAGTCAATTGCTGAATGGGAAAGGAGTCAAAATTTGAACGGAAATCCTTCATTGAAAAGGAGAAGAATGGATGATCCTCATTTGAAAGGCTATGATAAAAACAAGGCGAATCAAATGTCCATGGGAAATGGTGGAGCCGACTTGGGAGCTATATCTGAGTTGAGTAAAGGTAATGCTGGAACAAAAAGAATTTATGGTTTCTCTAGTACATACGATAGGCCTAAGGTCCTCAGAGAGGTTCCATATCCGGTAATAAAAAAAGCTTTGGTCGTGATGGCACTAACTTCAATTCGCAATTTTCTTGAGCGGAGCTCTGCAACTGAAGCAAAGCAGGCAAACAAAGAGCAAGAAACTGTGAAAGTAAATAAGAAACAGAAGAGCGTGGGAAATGTTGACACAAGTACAAACAGTGGTCCAAATGTAGAGGATAAGTCACCAATGCCGATCAACGTTCCAGATCCCGATTTTCATAATTTTGACTTGGATCGAACTGAAAGATCCTTTAGAGAGGACCAAGTTTGGGCTGCATATGATGATGATGGTATGCCTCGTTATTATGCTCGAATTCAGAAGGTGATCTCCTTGAGGCCGTTTAAGATGCGGATCAGTTGGCTCAACTCGAGAAGCAACAATGAATTGGGTCCGCTGAACTGGGTAGGTTCTGGTTTTGCTAAAACCTGTGGGGATTTCCGGCCTGGCAAATATGAAATTTCTGGTACTTTAAATTCTTTCTCAAGCAAGGTTAATTGGACAAAAGGCACACGAGGGGTGATTCGTGTATTTCCTACAAAGGGGGAAATCTGGGCTCTATATAGGAACTGGTCCCCTGATTGGAACCAGCATACCCCAGATgcagtaatcaacaaatatgacATGGTGGAACTGCTCGATGACTTTACTGAGGAACACGGCGTGTCTGTTGCTCCTCTATCTAAGGTTGCTGGTTTTAAAACAGTGTTCCGTAAGCACACAGACCCCAAGGAAGTGAAGAGGATTCCTAAAGAGGAGATGTTCCGTTTCTCGCATCTGGTCCCTAGTCTCTTGCTTACTGGCGAAGAAGTGTATAATGCCCCAATGGGTTGTTGGGAATTGGATCCAGCAGCTCTCCCTTCGGAACTTTATCAAGTTATAACAGAAGTTCATGATGCACCAATGAAACAGAATGATGTTAAAACAGATGAAGAAATTCCAAAAACTCAACCAATGATGACCGACAACAGTGGTGCATGCCAAGTTGGCCAAGGAAACTGA